The genomic window GGTCAGCCAATCGCCGCATCCTTGCTGCGTTCAAAGCCCTGCTCCGATGAGTTGCTTCAGCAATGTCACCAGCAGCTGGTCTGCCTCACGCACTGCCAACTTCCTCATGCCTTGCTTCATGGGAATTAAAGGGTTGCTGGCAGCAGCGTTGCCGCGTAGGCGAGGTCCCATGAGTTGTTCCAGAGCATGACCAAGAGCCCGATGTTCGGCTGCATGTTGATGCACGATCACGGCAGCCCCAAGCGCAGCGGCGCAGGCTGCGTTGGCCTCTTGATGCTGGTCTGCCGCTTGGGGGAAGGGCACCAAGATGGCTGGGGTGCCACAGACGGCCAATTCACTCAGGCTGCCGGCGCCCGCACGGCTGATGGCGAGATCGGCATGTTGCAGCAAACCAGGCATCTCATGGCTGAAAGGCTGTTCCACCAGGTTGGGGTGATCGAGTTCTCCTACATCTGAATCGTTGTTGCCGGTGAGATGCACCACGCGACAACCGGCCTCCAGCAGCGATGGCAGTGCGCCTCGCACCATGCGGTTGAGTCCGACGGCCCCTTGACTACCACCAATCACCACCAGCAATGGGCCATCACCGCAAGGAACCCAACGCGGCAAGGGCTGTGGCGAAAGGAATGCCGAGCGCACCGGTGTTCCTGTGACCACAGCTTTGCTGCCTGGGATGCGCTTAGCAGCAACAGAGAGGCCTACAGCCACGACCTGGCAGAAGCGGCCCAATAAGCGCGTCACTCGTCCGGGGATGGCATTGGATTCGTGCAGCACCACAGGGATTCCGCACCAGCGAGCCGCCAAGATTGCTGGTGCGGCGATATAGCCCCCAGTCGTGAAAACAGTCTGGATGCCTTGCTTGCGCAGTAGCTTTCTGACCCGGCCAGTGGCAGCGAGTAATTGCAACAACTGCACCAACTTGCGCAGGCCGCGACCTTGTAGACCGCCGGCGCGCACAGTGGTCAGCTCATAGCGTTCTGGCACCAGTTGGGTTTCTAGGCGATCTGGCACTCCCAGCCAGCACACGCTCCAGGAGCCGGGCAAGGCTTCGGCAACAGCCAGTGCTGGAAAAAGATGGCCACCGGTGCCGCTTGCAGCAATCAGAAGCCTGGGCATGGCAATGGGCAGAGCATGAAGGTGCGGCCTAACTTATCGGCAGTGCCCTCAAGCCTCCAGTGCCTCATCTCAAGCCAATCGCTTTGGCCTCCAGTCTGCTGGCATTGTGTTCAGCGTTGATGCCATTGATTGGCAGGGCTGCAGATGCTGTGCCTCTCAGTAGCCGATTGCAACAGGCTCTCAATACACCTGGAGGTGAAGCCCTCAGAGGTCTGCTCGCAGACGAATATGCATCTGATCTGGAAAATCGTTTTCGCATTTTCTCTGCCAAGTTTCCTGATGCCCGTTGGTCTGTTCGTCCTGCCGAACCTTTAAAGAATGGACAGCCGACCTTTGCAGTTGAAGTGCGTGGTCGTCGTGAAGCGGAAAGCCTTAGCTATGCCCTTGAGGCCAACCAACGCTTGGCATTCCTCACTGAAGGCAAACTGATCACTGGTGAAGAAGTGATCAGCGAGCAATCGATCCTGCGTAGCGCCAGCAAACCTTTGCCGATCAGCCTGTTGAT from Prochlorococcus marinus str. MIT 9313 includes these protein-coding regions:
- the murG gene encoding undecaprenyldiphospho-muramoylpentapeptide beta-N-acetylglucosaminyltransferase: MPRLLIAASGTGGHLFPALAVAEALPGSWSVCWLGVPDRLETQLVPERYELTTVRAGGLQGRGLRKLVQLLQLLAATGRVRKLLRKQGIQTVFTTGGYIAAPAILAARWCGIPVVLHESNAIPGRVTRLLGRFCQVVAVGLSVAAKRIPGSKAVVTGTPVRSAFLSPQPLPRWVPCGDGPLLVVIGGSQGAVGLNRMVRGALPSLLEAGCRVVHLTGNNDSDVGELDHPNLVEQPFSHEMPGLLQHADLAISRAGAGSLSELAVCGTPAILVPFPQAADQHQEANAACAAALGAAVIVHQHAAEHRALGHALEQLMGPRLRGNAAASNPLIPMKQGMRKLAVREADQLLVTLLKQLIGAGL